Proteins from one Esox lucius isolate fEsoLuc1 chromosome 19, fEsoLuc1.pri, whole genome shotgun sequence genomic window:
- the LOC114829519 gene encoding putative uncharacterized protein DDB_G0282133, translating to MSNNQDRSNKYNESYNRDSSGNYNESYNQDRSGNYNESYNRDRSGNYNESYNRDRSGNYNESYNRDRSGNYNESYNRDRSGNYNESYNWESSGNYNVSNNQDRSGNYNASNNQDRSGNYNASNNRDRSGNYNASNNRDRSGNYNTSNNQDRSGNYNASNNRDRSGNYNTSNNQDRSGNYNASNNRDRSGNYNTSNNQDRSGNYNASNNRDRSGNYNTSNNQDRSGNYNASNNRDRSGNYNASNNRDRSGNYNVSNNQDRSGNYNASNNRDRSDNYNTSNNQDRSGNYNASNNRDRSGNYNTSNNQDRSGNYNASNNRDRSGNYNASNNQDRSGNYNESYNQDRSGNYNESYNRDRSGNYNESYNWESSGNYNVSNNQDRSGNYNASNNQDRSGNYNASNNQDRSGNYNASNNRDRSGNYNTSNNRDRSGNYNASNNRDRSGNYNASNNQDRSGNYNESYNQDRSGNYNESYNRDRSGNYNESYNRDRSGNYNESYNRDRSGNYNESYNRDRSGNYNESYNWESSGNYNVSNNQDRSGNYNASNNQDRSGNYNASNNGDRSGNYNASNNRDRSGNYNTSNNQDRSGNYNASNNRDRSGNYNTSNNQDRSGNYNASNNRDRSDNYNVSNNQDRSGNYNASNNRDRSGNYNTSNNQDRSGNYNASNNRDRSGNYNASNNQDRSGNYNESYNQDRSGNYNESYNRDRSGNYNESYNRDRSGNYNESYNRNRSGNYNESYNRDRSGNYNESYNWESSGNYNVSNNQDRSGNYNASNNQDRSGNYNASNNRDRSGNYNASNNRDRSGNYNTSNNQDRSGNYNASNNQDRSGNYNASNNRDRSGNYNTSNNQDRSGNYNASNNRDRSGNYNASNNQDRSGNYNASNNRDRSGNYNTSNNQDRSGNYNASNNRDRSGNYNTSNNQDRSGNYNASNNRDRSGNYNVSNNQDRSGNYNESNNQDRSGNYNASYNQDRSGNYNASYNQDRSGNCNASNNQDRSGNYNASNNKDRSGNYNTSNNQDRSGNYNASNNKDRSGNYNASNNKDRSGNYNASNNRDRSGNYNVSNNQDRSGNYNVSNNQDRSGNYNESNNQDRSGNYNVSNNRDRSGNYNASYNQDRSGNYNASYNQDRSGNYNASNNKDRSGNYNTSNNQDRSGNYNASNNKDRSGNYNVSNNQDRSGNYNASFNWDMSDNYNAYFNWDRSDD from the coding sequence ATGTCTAATAACCAGGACAGGTCCAATAAATACAATGAGTCTTATAACCGGGACAGTTCTGGTAACTACAATGAGTCTTATAACCaggacaggtctggtaactacaatGAGTCTTATAACCgggacaggtctggtaactacaatGAGTCTTATAACCgggacaggtctggtaactacaatGAGTCTTATAACCgggacaggtctggtaactacaatGAGTCTTATAACCgggacaggtctggtaactacaatGAGTCTTATAACTGGGAAAGCTCTGGCAACTACAACGTGTCTAATAACCaggacaggtctggtaactacaacgCTTCTAATAACCaggacaggtctggtaactacaacgCTTCTAATAACCgggacaggtctggtaactacaacgCTTCTAATAACCGGGACCGGTCTGGTAACTACAACACGTCTAATAACCaggacaggtctggtaactacaacgCTTCTAATAACCgggacaggtctggtaactacaacACGTCTAATAACCaggacaggtctggtaactacaacgCTTCTAATAACCgggacaggtctggtaactacaacACGTCTAATAACCaggacaggtctggtaactacaacgCTTCTAATAACCgggacaggtctggtaactacaacACGTCTAATAACCaggacaggtctggtaactacaacgCTTCTAATAACCgggacaggtctggtaactacaacgCTTCTAATAACCgggacaggtctggtaactacaacgTGTCTAATAACCaggacaggtctggtaactacaacgCTTCTAATAACCGGGACAGGTCTGATAACTACAACACGTCTAATAACCAagacaggtctggtaactacaacgCTTCTAATAACCgggacaggtctggtaactacaacACGTCTAATAACCaggacaggtctggtaactacaacgCTTCTAATAACCgggacaggtctggtaactacaacgCTTCTAATAACCaggacaggtctggtaactacaatGAGTCTTATAACCaggacaggtctggtaactacaatGAGTCTTATAACCgggacaggtctggtaactacaatGAGTCTTATAACTGGGAAAGCTCTGGCAACTACAACGTGTCTAATAACCaggacaggtctggtaactacaacgCTTCTAATAACCaggacaggtctggtaactacaacgCTTCTAATAACCaggacaggtctggtaactacaacgCTTCTAATAACCgggacaggtctggtaactacaacACGTCTAATAACCgggacaggtctggtaactacaacgCTTCTAATAACCgggacaggtctggtaactacaacgCTTCTAATAACCaggacaggtctggtaactacaatGAGTCTTATAACCaggacaggtctggtaactacaatGAGTCTTATAACCgggacaggtctggtaactacaatGAGTCTTATAACCgggacaggtctggtaactacaatGAGTCTTATAACCgggacaggtctggtaactacaatGAGTCTTATAACCgggacaggtctggtaactacaatGAGTCTTATAACTGGGAAAGCTCTGGCAACTACAACGTGTCTAATAACCaggacaggtctggtaactacaacgCTTCTAATAACCaggacaggtctggtaactacaacgCTTCTAATAACggggacaggtctggtaactacaacgCTTCTAATAACCgggacaggtctggtaactacaacACGTCTAATAACCaggacaggtctggtaactacaacgCTTCTAATAACCgggacaggtctggtaactacaacACGTCTAATAACCaggacaggtctggtaactacaacgCTTCTAATAACCGGGACAGGTCTGATAACTACAACGTGTCTAATAACCaggacaggtctggtaactacaacgCTTCTAATAACCgggacaggtctggtaactacaacACGTCTAATAACCaggacaggtctggtaactacaacgCTTCTAATAACCgggacaggtctggtaactacaacgCTTCTAATAACCaggacaggtctggtaactacaatGAGTCTTATAACCaggacaggtctggtaactacaatGAGTCTTATAACCgggacaggtctggtaactacaatGAGTCTTATAACCgggacaggtctggtaactacaatGAGTCTTATAACCGGaacaggtctggtaactacaatGAGTCTTATAACCgggacaggtctggtaactacaatGAGTCTTATAACTGGGAAAGCTCTGGCAACTACAACGTGTCTAATAACCaggacaggtctggtaactacaacgCTTCTAATAACCaggacaggtctggtaactacaacgCTTCTAATAACCgggacaggtctggtaactacaacgCTTCTAATAACCgggacaggtctggtaactacaacACGTCTAATAACCaggacaggtctggtaactacaacgCTTCTAATAACCaggacaggtctggtaactacaacgCTTCTAATAACCgggacaggtctggtaactacaacACGTCTAATAACCaggacaggtctggtaactacaacgCTTCTAATAACCgggacaggtctggtaactacaacgCTTCTAATAACCaggacaggtctggtaactacaacgCTTCTAATAACCgggacaggtctggtaactacaacACGTCTAATAACCaggacaggtctggtaactacaacgCTTCTAATAACCgggacaggtctggtaactacaacACGTCTAATAACCaggacaggtctggtaactacaacgCTTCTAATAACCgggacaggtctggtaactacaacgTGTCTAATAACCaggacaggtctggtaactacaatGAGTCTAATAACCaggacaggtctggtaactacaacgCTTCTTATAACCaggacaggtctggtaactacaacgCTTCTTATAACCaggacaggtctggtaactGCAACGCATCTAATAACCaggacaggtctggtaactacaacgCTTCTAATAACAaggacaggtctggtaactacaacACGTCTAATAACCaggacaggtctggtaactacaacgCTTCTAATAACAaggacaggtctggtaactacaacgCTTCTAATAACAaggacaggtctggtaactacaacgCTTCTAATAACCgggacaggtctggtaactacaacgTGTCTAATAACCaggacaggtctggtaactacaacgTGTCTAATAACCaggacaggtctggtaactacaatGAGTCTAATAACCaggacaggtctggtaactacaacgTGTCTAATAACCgggacaggtctggtaactacaacgCTTCTTATAACCaggacaggtctggtaactacaacgCTTCTTATAACCaggacaggtctggtaactacaacgCTTCTAATAACAaggacaggtctggtaactacaacACGTCTAATAACCaggacaggtctggtaactacaacgCTTCTAATAACAaggacaggtctggtaactacaacgTGTCTAATAACCaggacaggtctggtaactacaacgCGTCTTTTAACTGGGACATGTCTGATAACTACAACGCGTATTTTAACTGGGACAGGTCTGATGATTGA